Proteins co-encoded in one Medicago truncatula cultivar Jemalong A17 chromosome 8, MtrunA17r5.0-ANR, whole genome shotgun sequence genomic window:
- the LOC11446508 gene encoding plant UBX domain-containing protein 7 isoform X2, with translation MEGMVSPTDQQTLVTSFLEVAQGQTAATARQFLQATSWKLEEALQLFLIGSETGAVPVPAPASFTPPLENADGWIDQSHLSETRTDTANQSGVVNEGDEVRAPLPVIRETLYDNVLLYGGSRLGHLPQEPNSLIAFRNFEQETRRPGVWEPEQGAASTAESSQDTLASLYRPPFHLMFTGSFDKAKSAASMQDKWLMVNIQSTKEFSSHMLNRDTWANEAVSQTIKTNFIFWQVYDDTTEGKKVCTYYRLDSIPVVLIIDPITGQKMRAWGGMVQPDSLLEGLLPFFDAGPKDHHNTLSHKRPRGSSSPPKPKDSDANKEEDEEVQRALAASLESVKESSEMAEGDDKEANVAGNVQETALPRPAYPTLPEEPKAERNLLCRVGVRLPDGRRVQRNFLRSEPIQLLWSFIAVQLGEDETKPFKLTHAIPGATKNLDYESNSTFEESGLAYSMISVTWD, from the exons atggaAGGTATGGTATCTCCCACGGATCAACAAACATTGGTCACTTCATTTCTCGAAGTTGCTCAAGGTCAAACCGCTGCCACCGCTAGACAATTCCTTCAG GCTACAAGTTGGAAACTTGAGGAAGCTCTTCAGCTGTTTTTGATTGGGAGTGAAACTGGGGCGGTGCCAGTGCCGGCACCGGCGTCTTTCACTCCGCCTTTAGAGAATGCTGATGGTTGGATTGATCAGTCTCATTTGAG TGAAACACGGACGGATACTGCGAATCAAAGTGGTGTAGTTAATGAGGGAGATGAAGTGCGTGCTCCTTTGCCTGTTATAAGGGAAACTCTTTATGATAATGTACTGCTGTATGG AGGATCAAGGCTTGGACATCTCCCACAAGAACCAAACTCCTTAATTGCGTTCCGTAACTTTGAACAGGAAACAAGGCGTCCAGGGGTTTGGGAACCAGAGCAAGGCGCGGCCTCTACAGCAGAAAGTTCTCAGGACACACTTGCTTCTCTTTATCGCCCTCCTTTCCATCTAATGTTCACTGGCTCTTTTGATAAG GCAAAAAGTGCTGCTTCTATGCAGGACAAGTGGTTGATGGTGAACATACAATCTACCAAGGAATTCAGCTCACATATG cTTAATCGGGATACATGGGCAAATGAGGCTGTTTCTCAGACCATCAAAACAAACTTCATATTCTGGCAG GTATATGATGATACAACTGAAGGCAAAAAAGTCTGCACTTATTACAGACTTGACTCAATTCCTGTTGTGCTTATTATTGATCCCATCACTGGCCAAAAGATGCGCGCCTGGGGTGGAATGGTTCAACCTGACAGCCTATTAGAA GGTCTGCTACCATTCTTTGATGCTGGTCCTAAGGATCATCACAATACCCTGTCTCACAAGCGTCCTAGAGGAAGTTCTAGCCCACCAAAGCCTAAAG ATTCAGATGCGAATAAAGAGGAGGATGAGGAGGTTCAAAGAGCGCTGGCAGCTTCGTTGGAAAGCGTGAAAGAATCAAGTGAAATGGCTGAAGGAGATGATAAAGAAGCAAATGTTGCTGGCAACGTGCAAGAAACAGCCTTACCACGGCCTGCTTATCCAACCTTGCCTGAAGAACCTAAGGCTGAAAGAAATCTCTTATGCAGAGTTGGTGTACGACTTCCGGATGGACGCCGTGTTCAGCGAAACTTCTTACGCTCTGAACCAATTCAG CTACTATGGTCATTCATTGCTGTTCAGCTCGGGGAAGATGAGACAAAGCCATTTAAGTTAACTCATGCAATTCCTGGAGCAACGAAAAACCTGGACTATGAAAGTAATTCAACATTTGAGGAATCAGGCCTTGCTTACTCTATGATTTCAGTGACTTGGGACTGa
- the LOC11430877 gene encoding defensin-like protein 1, which translates to MARSVPLVSTIFVFLLLLVATGPSMVAEARTCESQSHKFKGPCASDHNCASVCQTERFSGGHCRGFRRRCFCTTHC; encoded by the exons ATGGCTCGTTCAGTTCCTTTGGTTTCCACCATCTTTGTCTTCCTTCTGCTTCTTGTGGCCACTG GGCCAAGTATGGTGGCAGAAGCAAGAACTTGTGAGTCACAAAGTCACAAATTCAAAGGGCCATGTGCTAGTGATCACAACTGTGCTTCTGTGTGCCAAACAGAACGTTTCTCTGGAGGACACTGCCGTGGATTCCGTCGTAGATGCTTTTGCACTACACATTGTTAA
- the LOC11421732 gene encoding defensin Ec-AMP-D1, with amino-acid sequence MARSVSLVSTIFVFFLLIVATEMGPSMVAARTCETPSNSFKGACFSDTNCASVCQTEGFPGGHCKGFRQRCFCTKPC; translated from the exons ATGGCTCGTTCAGTGTCTTTGGTTTCCACCATCtttgtcttttttcttcttattgtgGCCACTG AAATGGGGCCAAGTATGGTAGCAGCAAGGACTTGTGAGACTCCAAGTAACAGCTTCAAAGGAGCATGCTTCAGTGACACCAATTGTGCTTCTGTGTGCCAAACTGAGGGTTTCCCTGGAGGACACTGCAAAGGCTTCCGTCAGAGATGTTTTTGCACTAAACCTTGTTAA
- the LOC11446508 gene encoding plant UBX domain-containing protein 7 isoform X1: MEGMVSPTDQQTLVTSFLEVAQGQTAATARQFLQATSWKLEEALQLFLIGSETGAVPVPAPASFTPPLENADGWIDQSHLSETRTDTANQSGVVNEGDEVRAPLPVIRETLYDNVLLYGGSRLGHLPQEPNSLIAFRNFEQETRRPGVWEPEQGAASTAESSQDTLASLYRPPFHLMFTGSFDKAKSAASMQDKWLMVNIQSTKEFSSHMLNRDTWANEAVSQTIKTNFIFWQVYDDTTEGKKVCTYYRLDSIPVVLIIDPITGQKMRAWGGMVQPDSLLEGLLPFFDAGPKDHHNTLSHKRPRGSSSPPKPKATLDSDANKEEDEEVQRALAASLESVKESSEMAEGDDKEANVAGNVQETALPRPAYPTLPEEPKAERNLLCRVGVRLPDGRRVQRNFLRSEPIQLLWSFIAVQLGEDETKPFKLTHAIPGATKNLDYESNSTFEESGLAYSMISVTWD; the protein is encoded by the exons atggaAGGTATGGTATCTCCCACGGATCAACAAACATTGGTCACTTCATTTCTCGAAGTTGCTCAAGGTCAAACCGCTGCCACCGCTAGACAATTCCTTCAG GCTACAAGTTGGAAACTTGAGGAAGCTCTTCAGCTGTTTTTGATTGGGAGTGAAACTGGGGCGGTGCCAGTGCCGGCACCGGCGTCTTTCACTCCGCCTTTAGAGAATGCTGATGGTTGGATTGATCAGTCTCATTTGAG TGAAACACGGACGGATACTGCGAATCAAAGTGGTGTAGTTAATGAGGGAGATGAAGTGCGTGCTCCTTTGCCTGTTATAAGGGAAACTCTTTATGATAATGTACTGCTGTATGG AGGATCAAGGCTTGGACATCTCCCACAAGAACCAAACTCCTTAATTGCGTTCCGTAACTTTGAACAGGAAACAAGGCGTCCAGGGGTTTGGGAACCAGAGCAAGGCGCGGCCTCTACAGCAGAAAGTTCTCAGGACACACTTGCTTCTCTTTATCGCCCTCCTTTCCATCTAATGTTCACTGGCTCTTTTGATAAG GCAAAAAGTGCTGCTTCTATGCAGGACAAGTGGTTGATGGTGAACATACAATCTACCAAGGAATTCAGCTCACATATG cTTAATCGGGATACATGGGCAAATGAGGCTGTTTCTCAGACCATCAAAACAAACTTCATATTCTGGCAG GTATATGATGATACAACTGAAGGCAAAAAAGTCTGCACTTATTACAGACTTGACTCAATTCCTGTTGTGCTTATTATTGATCCCATCACTGGCCAAAAGATGCGCGCCTGGGGTGGAATGGTTCAACCTGACAGCCTATTAGAA GGTCTGCTACCATTCTTTGATGCTGGTCCTAAGGATCATCACAATACCCTGTCTCACAAGCGTCCTAGAGGAAGTTCTAGCCCACCAAAGCCTAAAG CTACTTTAGATTCAGATGCGAATAAAGAGGAGGATGAGGAGGTTCAAAGAGCGCTGGCAGCTTCGTTGGAAAGCGTGAAAGAATCAAGTGAAATGGCTGAAGGAGATGATAAAGAAGCAAATGTTGCTGGCAACGTGCAAGAAACAGCCTTACCACGGCCTGCTTATCCAACCTTGCCTGAAGAACCTAAGGCTGAAAGAAATCTCTTATGCAGAGTTGGTGTACGACTTCCGGATGGACGCCGTGTTCAGCGAAACTTCTTACGCTCTGAACCAATTCAG CTACTATGGTCATTCATTGCTGTTCAGCTCGGGGAAGATGAGACAAAGCCATTTAAGTTAACTCATGCAATTCCTGGAGCAACGAAAAACCTGGACTATGAAAGTAATTCAACATTTGAGGAATCAGGCCTTGCTTACTCTATGATTTCAGTGACTTGGGACTGa